Proteins encoded by one window of Dryocola sp. LX212:
- the gorA gene encoding glutathione-disulfide reductase, with protein MTKHYDYLAIGGGSGGIASINRAAMYGKKCALIEAKDLGGTCVNVGCVPKKVMWHAAQIAEAIHNYGPDYGFDTTVNKFDWDKLIAARTAYIDRIHTSYDNVLGKNNVDVIRGFAKFVDAQTVEVNGETITADHILIATGGRPSHTDIPGVEYGIDSDGFFALPALPKRVAVVGAGYIAVEIAGVVNALGSETHLFVRKHAPLRTFDPLIVETLLEVINTEGPTLHTQAVPKAVIKNADGSLTLELEDGRSETVDCLIWAIGREPATDNFNLAVTGVKTNAKGYIEVDKFQNTSVPGIYAVGDNTGAVELTPVAVAAGRRLSERLFNNKPDEHLDFSNVPTVVFSHPPIGTVGLTEPQAREQYGDDNVKVYKSSFTAMYTAITSHRQPCRMKLVCAGADEKIVGIHGIGYGMDEMLQGFAVALKMGATKKDFDNTVAIHPTGSEEFVTMR; from the coding sequence ATGACCAAACACTATGATTACCTCGCCATCGGCGGCGGCAGCGGCGGCATCGCCTCGATTAACCGAGCGGCAATGTATGGTAAGAAATGCGCGCTGATCGAAGCAAAAGATCTGGGCGGCACCTGTGTGAACGTGGGCTGTGTACCGAAAAAAGTGATGTGGCATGCGGCGCAAATCGCCGAGGCGATCCACAACTATGGCCCAGATTACGGTTTTGACACCACCGTGAACAAGTTTGACTGGGACAAGCTGATCGCCGCCCGTACCGCTTATATCGACCGCATTCATACCTCCTACGACAACGTGCTGGGTAAAAACAACGTCGATGTAATTCGTGGCTTCGCAAAATTTGTTGATGCGCAAACCGTGGAAGTGAACGGCGAAACGATTACCGCTGACCATATCCTGATTGCCACCGGCGGTCGCCCAAGCCACACGGATATTCCGGGCGTGGAATACGGTATTGATTCAGACGGTTTCTTCGCGCTGCCAGCGCTGCCAAAACGCGTGGCGGTTGTGGGCGCGGGCTATATCGCCGTAGAAATTGCAGGCGTGGTAAACGCGTTGGGTTCTGAAACGCACCTGTTCGTGCGCAAGCACGCGCCGCTGCGCACCTTCGACCCGCTGATCGTTGAAACGCTGCTGGAAGTGATCAACACCGAAGGCCCAACGCTGCACACCCAGGCCGTGCCAAAAGCGGTTATCAAGAATGCCGACGGCAGCCTGACGCTGGAGCTTGAAGATGGCCGCAGCGAAACCGTAGACTGCCTGATCTGGGCGATTGGCCGTGAACCGGCAACGGACAACTTCAACCTGGCCGTGACCGGCGTGAAAACCAACGCCAAAGGCTACATCGAAGTCGATAAATTCCAGAACACCAGCGTGCCGGGTATTTACGCGGTAGGCGACAACACCGGTGCCGTTGAGCTGACGCCGGTTGCGGTTGCCGCAGGCCGCCGCCTGTCCGAGCGCCTGTTCAACAACAAGCCGGACGAGCATCTGGACTTTAGCAACGTGCCAACGGTGGTGTTCAGCCATCCGCCAATCGGCACCGTGGGCCTGACCGAACCGCAGGCGCGCGAGCAGTATGGCGATGACAACGTTAAGGTCTATAAATCCTCCTTCACCGCGATGTATACTGCCATCACCTCCCACCGCCAGCCGTGCCGCATGAAGCTGGTCTGCGCGGGCGCAGACGAGAAAATTGTCGGTATCCACGGCATCGGCTACGGCATGGACGAAATGCTGCAGGGCTTCGCCGTGGCGCTGAAAATGGGCGCAACGAAGAAAGACTTTGACAACACGGTTGCTATTCACCCGACCGGCTCGGAAGAGTTTGTGACTATGCGTTAA
- a CDS encoding polymer-forming cytoskeletal protein, translated as MKIDHTKTDTLLWGIWLSWATALASYVLHWSAVMFAAFALLLLLFLLRQPGIKKGMEMFKKKNKDFTEEAAHLADPQAAAPAENEPAATPQLARHCTVVAQNTLFTGDVKIEGDIHVYGRVMGNITLVDGILHVMRDGYIEGEFTAPNIIINGHAKGTCIGDKVEILELGEIEGVCRSDQFSICPGGSFIGTSERLSAGVKRETESERIVRIKKGQQDKPAKPSSAVAQALGE; from the coding sequence ATGAAAATTGACCATACGAAAACAGATACGCTGTTATGGGGCATCTGGTTGAGCTGGGCAACTGCGCTTGCCAGTTATGTTCTGCACTGGTCAGCAGTGATGTTTGCCGCTTTCGCATTGCTGCTTTTACTCTTCTTGCTTCGCCAGCCAGGCATCAAAAAAGGAATGGAAATGTTTAAAAAGAAAAATAAGGATTTTACCGAAGAAGCCGCGCACTTAGCGGACCCGCAAGCCGCTGCTCCCGCTGAAAATGAACCGGCCGCAACACCGCAATTGGCACGGCACTGTACCGTGGTGGCGCAAAACACCCTGTTTACCGGCGATGTGAAGATCGAAGGCGATATTCATGTCTATGGCAGAGTCATGGGAAATATAACTCTGGTGGATGGAATATTACATGTCATGCGTGACGGTTATATTGAGGGGGAATTTACCGCGCCGAATATTATTATTAACGGCCACGCGAAGGGAACCTGTATTGGTGACAAGGTTGAAATCCTGGAGCTCGGTGAAATTGAGGGCGTATGCCGCAGCGACCAGTTCTCTATTTGCCCGGGCGGCAGCTTTATCGGCACGTCCGAGCGTTTGTCCGCCGGGGTTAAGCGGGAAACGGAATCTGAGCGCATTGTGAGAATAAAAAAGGGCCAGCAGGATAAGCCTGCAAAACCCTCTTCGGCTGTCGCCCAGGCCCTGGGCGAGTAG
- a CDS encoding 23S rRNA (adenine(2030)-N(6))-methyltransferase RlmJ — protein MLSYRHSFHAGNHADVLKHTVQSLIIESLKEKEKPFLYLDTHAGAGRYKLSSEHAERTGEYMEGIARIWQQDSLPEELEPYISAVKALNHSGNLRYYPGSPLIARHLLREQDSLQLTELHPSDFPLLRSEFQKDNRARVERADGYTQLKAKLPPVSRRGLILIDPPYEIKTDYQDVVKGISEGYKRFATGTYALWYPVVLRQQIKRMLRELEETGIRRILQIELAVRPDSDQRGMTASGMIVINPPWKLEQQMTNVLPWLHKTLVPAGTGSTTLSWVVPE, from the coding sequence ATGCTCAGTTATCGCCACAGCTTTCACGCCGGCAACCACGCCGACGTACTGAAACACACCGTTCAAAGCCTGATTATTGAATCCTTAAAAGAGAAAGAGAAGCCGTTTCTTTATCTCGATACCCATGCAGGCGCTGGCCGGTACAAGCTGAGCAGCGAACATGCCGAACGCACCGGCGAGTATATGGAAGGCATCGCCCGTATCTGGCAGCAGGACAGCCTGCCGGAAGAGCTGGAGCCGTACATCAGCGCCGTTAAAGCGCTTAACCACAGCGGCAACTTGCGCTATTACCCTGGATCCCCGCTGATTGCGCGCCACCTGCTGCGCGAGCAGGACAGCCTGCAGCTGACCGAGCTGCACCCGTCGGATTTCCCGCTGCTGCGTTCTGAATTCCAGAAGGATAACCGTGCCCGCGTGGAGCGCGCCGATGGCTACACGCAGCTGAAGGCTAAGCTGCCGCCGGTATCCCGTCGCGGCCTGATTCTGATCGACCCGCCTTACGAAATTAAAACCGACTATCAGGACGTGGTGAAGGGCATCAGCGAAGGCTACAAACGCTTTGCGACCGGCACCTACGCGCTGTGGTATCCGGTGGTTCTGCGTCAGCAGATTAAACGTATGCTGCGCGAGCTGGAAGAGACCGGCATTCGCCGCATTCTGCAAATCGAACTGGCCGTGCGCCCGGACAGCGACCAGCGCGGCATGACCGCTTCAGGAATGATTGTGATTAACCCGCCGTGGAAGCTTGAGCAGCAGATGACAAACGTGCTGCCGTGGCTGCACAAAACCCTGGTGCCGGCGGGTACGGGCTCAACGACCCTAAGCTGGGTCGTGCCGGAGTAA
- the prlC gene encoding oligopeptidase A codes for MTNPLLTPFELPPFSSLKPEHVVPAVTKALDDCRAAVENVVAQGAPYSWQNLCQPLAEVDDRLGRIFSPVSHLNSVQNSPELREAYEQTLPLLSEYSTWVGQHEGLYQAYRDLRDGANYAALSVAEKKAVDNALRDFELSGIGLPKEKQTRYGEIAARLSELGSTYSNNVLDATMGWSKLITDEAELSGMPESALAAARAQAEAKEQDGWLLTLDIPSYLPVLTYCDNRALREEMYRAYATRASDQGPNAGKWDNTPVMEEILALRHELAELLGFGNYAEKSLATKMAENPQQVLEFLTDLAKRARPQGEAELAQLRAFAKKEFNVDELEPWDITYYSEKQKQHLYSISDEQLRPYFPEDRAVVGLFEVVKRIYGITAKERKDIDVWHKDVRFFELYDEKNELRGSFYLDLYARENKRGGAWMDDCVGQMRLADGSLQKPVAYLTCNFNRPVSGKPALFTHDEVITLFHEFGHGLHHMLTKVETAGVSGINGVPWDAVELPSQFMENWCWEPEALAFISGHFETGEPLPQALLEKMLAAKNYQAALFILRQLEFGLFDFRLHAEFNPQHGAKVLETLAEIKKLVAVVPSPKWGRFPHAFSHIFAGGYAAGYYSYLWADVLAADAFSRFEEEGIFNRETGQSFLDNILTRGGSEEPMELFKRFRGREPQLDAMLDHYGIKG; via the coding sequence ATGACTAATCCATTGTTGACCCCTTTCGAGCTTCCTCCGTTTTCTTCCCTCAAACCTGAACATGTTGTCCCGGCTGTGACAAAGGCGCTGGACGACTGCCGTGCTGCGGTGGAAAACGTGGTGGCGCAGGGCGCGCCGTACAGCTGGCAGAACCTTTGCCAGCCGCTGGCGGAAGTGGACGATCGTCTGGGGCGCATTTTCTCGCCGGTCAGCCATCTGAATTCCGTGCAGAACAGCCCGGAGCTGCGTGAAGCCTACGAGCAGACGCTGCCGCTGCTGTCCGAATACAGCACCTGGGTCGGTCAGCACGAAGGGCTGTATCAGGCCTATCGCGATCTGCGTGATGGCGCCAATTATGCCGCACTGAGCGTGGCGGAGAAAAAAGCCGTTGATAACGCGCTGCGTGATTTCGAACTGTCCGGCATCGGCCTGCCGAAGGAAAAACAGACGCGCTATGGCGAAATCGCCGCCCGTCTTTCCGAGCTGGGTTCCACCTACAGCAACAACGTGCTTGATGCGACCATGGGCTGGTCGAAGCTGATTACTGACGAAGCCGAGCTGTCCGGGATGCCGGAAAGCGCGCTGGCGGCGGCCCGTGCCCAGGCGGAAGCGAAAGAACAGGACGGCTGGCTGCTGACGCTGGATATTCCGAGCTATTTGCCAGTGCTCACTTACTGTGACAACCGTGCCCTGCGTGAAGAAATGTACCGTGCCTATGCCACCCGCGCCTCCGACCAGGGGCCGAATGCGGGCAAGTGGGATAACACCCCGGTCATGGAAGAAATTCTGGCGCTGCGCCACGAGCTGGCGGAGCTGCTGGGCTTTGGCAACTACGCTGAAAAATCGCTGGCGACCAAGATGGCGGAAAACCCGCAGCAGGTGCTGGAGTTCCTGACCGATCTCGCCAAACGCGCGCGTCCGCAGGGCGAAGCCGAACTGGCGCAGCTGCGCGCCTTTGCAAAGAAAGAGTTCAATGTTGATGAGCTGGAGCCGTGGGATATCACCTACTACAGCGAAAAGCAGAAGCAGCATCTGTACAGCATCAGCGACGAACAGCTACGCCCGTACTTCCCGGAAGACCGCGCCGTAGTTGGCCTGTTCGAAGTCGTGAAGCGCATCTATGGCATCACTGCCAAAGAGCGTAAGGACATTGACGTCTGGCACAAAGACGTCCGTTTCTTCGAGCTGTATGACGAAAAAAACGAGCTGCGCGGCAGCTTCTATTTAGATCTTTACGCTCGTGAAAACAAGCGCGGCGGGGCGTGGATGGACGACTGCGTTGGCCAGATGCGCCTGGCAGACGGCTCGCTGCAAAAGCCGGTCGCCTACCTGACCTGCAACTTCAACCGTCCGGTCAGCGGCAAGCCCGCGCTGTTCACCCACGACGAAGTGATCACCCTGTTCCATGAGTTCGGCCACGGCCTGCACCATATGCTGACTAAAGTCGAAACGGCGGGCGTATCCGGTATCAACGGCGTGCCGTGGGATGCGGTCGAGCTGCCGAGCCAGTTTATGGAAAACTGGTGCTGGGAGCCGGAGGCGCTGGCGTTTATCTCCGGCCACTTCGAAACCGGCGAACCGCTGCCGCAGGCGCTGTTAGAGAAAATGCTGGCGGCCAAGAACTATCAGGCAGCGCTGTTTATCCTGCGCCAGCTGGAGTTCGGCCTGTTCGACTTCCGCCTGCACGCGGAGTTTAACCCGCAGCACGGCGCGAAAGTGCTGGAAACCCTGGCGGAGATTAAGAAGCTGGTTGCTGTGGTGCCATCACCGAAGTGGGGCCGTTTCCCGCACGCCTTCAGCCACATCTTTGCCGGTGGTTACGCGGCAGGCTACTACAGCTATCTGTGGGCCGACGTGCTGGCAGCGGATGCCTTCTCCCGCTTCGAAGAAGAGGGCATCTTTAACCGCGAAACGGGGCAGTCGTTCCTCGATAACATCCTGACCCGCGGCGGTTCCGAAGAGCCGATGGAACTGTTCAAACGCTTCCGTGGCCGCGAGCCGCAGCTGGATGCCATGCTCGACCACTATGGTATCAAGGGATAA
- the rsmJ gene encoding 16S rRNA (guanine(1516)-N(2))-methyltransferase RsmJ, whose protein sequence is MKICLLTESGADSGALSLLSERWGLTHDEDAPMALVLTPEHLELRKRDEPKLGGIFVDFVSGAMAHRRKFGGGRGEAVAKAVGIKSGYLPDVVDATAGLGRDAFVLASVGCRVRMLERNPVVAALLEDGLRRGYQDTEIGGWLQERLQLIHASSLTALSDITPRPEVVYLDPMFPHKQKSALVKKEMRVFQSLVGPDEDADGLLAPARLLATKRVVVKRPDYAPPLGGVETKNAVVTKGHRFDIYSGTPL, encoded by the coding sequence GTGAAAATCTGTTTATTGACTGAATCAGGCGCCGACTCCGGCGCCTTATCTCTTTTGAGCGAGCGCTGGGGGCTTACCCACGACGAAGACGCCCCGATGGCGCTGGTACTTACTCCGGAACACCTCGAACTGCGCAAGCGCGATGAGCCAAAGCTCGGCGGTATTTTCGTCGATTTTGTCTCTGGTGCGATGGCGCACCGCCGTAAGTTTGGCGGTGGCAGAGGTGAGGCGGTTGCGAAGGCCGTTGGTATCAAAAGCGGCTATCTGCCAGACGTAGTGGACGCCACGGCGGGGCTGGGTCGGGATGCCTTCGTGCTGGCGTCCGTGGGCTGCCGCGTGCGGATGCTGGAACGTAACCCGGTGGTTGCCGCGCTGCTGGAGGACGGCCTGCGCCGTGGTTATCAGGACACGGAGATCGGCGGCTGGCTGCAGGAGCGACTGCAGCTGATCCATGCTTCGAGCCTGACGGCGTTAAGCGATATCACGCCGCGCCCGGAGGTGGTTTATCTGGATCCGATGTTCCCGCACAAACAGAAAAGCGCGCTGGTGAAAAAAGAGATGCGGGTGTTTCAGTCGCTGGTGGGGCCAGACGAAGATGCCGATGGCCTGCTTGCGCCTGCGCGCCTGTTAGCAACTAAACGCGTGGTGGTGAAGCGCCCGGATTACGCGCCGCCGCTCGGGGGAGTTGAAACAAAGAATGCAGTGGTGACTAAGGGACACCGGTTTGATATTTACTCTGGAACGCCTCTCTGA
- a CDS encoding TetR/AcrR family transcriptional regulator: MKTKDTLIKTMQELLWKKGYSNTSPKEIQLISGAGQGSMYHHFKGKSDLARQSILANAHELQNEIVGIFSTNKSARKKIEDYLLRERDILSGCRMGGLAQDSEIIADDSLREPIANNFEWLIGELEKVLEAGKAAGEFSADLNVKQTALTIVSVTQGAFVIARATQSEAYYKQAIAGVIDLLD, encoded by the coding sequence ATGAAAACAAAAGACACGCTGATCAAAACGATGCAAGAACTACTCTGGAAAAAAGGCTACTCCAACACCAGCCCAAAAGAGATCCAACTGATATCAGGTGCGGGTCAGGGCAGTATGTATCACCATTTTAAAGGCAAGTCGGATCTTGCCCGTCAAAGCATTCTGGCGAATGCTCATGAGCTGCAAAATGAGATTGTGGGGATTTTCAGCACAAACAAAAGTGCCAGAAAAAAAATTGAAGATTACCTGCTGCGAGAGCGCGATATTTTATCAGGCTGCCGTATGGGCGGGCTGGCACAGGACAGCGAAATCATTGCTGATGACTCTCTGCGCGAGCCGATAGCAAACAATTTTGAATGGTTAATTGGGGAGCTGGAGAAGGTGCTTGAGGCGGGTAAAGCCGCAGGTGAATTTTCGGCTGACCTCAATGTGAAACAGACAGCGCTAACTATCGTTTCTGTTACCCAGGGAGCCTTTGTCATTGCCCGTGCGACTCAGTCTGAGGCGTACTACAAACAGGCAATTGCAGGGGTCATTGACTTGCTGGACTGA
- a CDS encoding cupin domain-containing protein, whose amino-acid sequence MSNNLPVTLNLLSVLKDMNELAWESHTSLERKDARIFDIYRDDVSGQRIALVHCAAGSSAKSHLHTGHETFLILDGSFEDDNGVYRQYRGN is encoded by the coding sequence ATGAGCAACAATTTACCCGTCACCCTGAATTTGCTTTCCGTATTGAAAGATATGAATGAGCTGGCATGGGAATCGCACACTTCTCTTGAGCGTAAGGATGCGCGAATTTTTGATATTTATCGCGACGATGTTTCCGGACAGCGTATTGCTCTGGTGCATTGTGCGGCGGGTTCGTCTGCAAAATCTCATCTCCATACGGGACACGAAACGTTTCTGATCCTCGACGGCAGCTTTGAAGATGATAACGGTGTTTATCGGCAGTACCGCGGCAATTAA
- a CDS encoding MFS transporter, translating to MTDTTTVLRGSRHRWKVLGIGVAANACFSMVVGGLPATAVFMRSGYHITNAELGFVLGMLGLGIAISELPWGLLTDRWGDRPVLLTGLFSTAVMLLLMAGFAAPHADFIPPYGLLIAGVLAVGLLGSSVNGSSGRAIMAWFQEGERGLAMSIRQTAVPMGYGVGALLLPFLAANYGFVPMFIVSAMLCIVAGFYAWLWLHEPDRPKAAAGETPAVQACAGKSPLYDAAIWKIVLAIGILCGPQFALLTFGSIFLHDFAHINIVLVSVGLAVIQVGAMVARIWSGRWTDKNQNRKSYLKTCTTMSIVAFVVLSVVVAFWSQLAGYPFASLFLAGIFMLSGIVVSAWHGVAYTELASMAGAKRAGTALAMGNTSVFIVMFITPIAIPWLQTNANWSAVWFASALCAVIALIFFPKVKPRKETAA from the coding sequence ATGACCGACACAACAACCGTTTTGCGGGGCAGCCGCCACCGCTGGAAAGTGCTGGGTATTGGCGTTGCGGCTAACGCCTGCTTCTCAATGGTGGTCGGCGGCCTGCCTGCCACGGCCGTCTTTATGCGTTCCGGTTACCATATTACTAACGCCGAGCTGGGCTTCGTTCTGGGGATGTTAGGGTTAGGTATCGCCATCAGTGAGCTGCCCTGGGGGCTGCTGACCGACCGCTGGGGGGACAGACCCGTGTTGCTTACCGGCTTATTTAGCACGGCGGTAATGCTGCTGCTGATGGCGGGCTTCGCTGCACCCCATGCTGATTTTATCCCACCTTACGGACTGCTGATTGCAGGTGTTCTGGCGGTCGGACTGTTGGGGAGCAGTGTTAATGGCTCGAGTGGGAGAGCCATCATGGCATGGTTCCAGGAAGGAGAGCGTGGACTTGCGATGAGCATTCGTCAGACCGCCGTCCCTATGGGCTATGGCGTAGGCGCATTGTTATTACCTTTTCTGGCCGCTAATTATGGGTTTGTACCGATGTTTATCGTCTCGGCGATGCTGTGTATTGTTGCCGGATTTTATGCCTGGCTGTGGCTGCATGAGCCGGACCGACCGAAAGCCGCCGCCGGGGAGACGCCTGCGGTGCAGGCTTGCGCGGGGAAAAGTCCGCTGTATGACGCTGCTATCTGGAAAATTGTCCTCGCTATCGGCATTTTGTGCGGCCCGCAGTTCGCGCTGCTGACTTTCGGCTCGATCTTTTTGCACGATTTTGCCCATATCAACATTGTTCTGGTGTCGGTGGGTCTTGCGGTGATTCAGGTGGGGGCGATGGTGGCAAGAATCTGGAGCGGGCGCTGGACGGATAAAAATCAGAACCGCAAAAGCTACCTTAAGACCTGTACCACAATGAGTATTGTCGCTTTTGTGGTGCTGAGCGTCGTGGTGGCTTTCTGGTCGCAGCTGGCAGGCTACCCGTTTGCTTCACTGTTTCTGGCTGGCATCTTTATGCTTTCGGGAATCGTTGTGTCAGCCTGGCATGGCGTGGCCTACACCGAACTTGCGTCAATGGCCGGAGCGAAACGGGCAGGGACCGCGTTGGCCATGGGCAATACCAGCGTGTTTATCGTGATGTTTATTACACCTATTGCCATTCCATGGTTACAAACCAACGCCAACTGGAGCGCGGTCTGGTTTGCCTCTGCTTTGTGCGCCGTCATCGCGCTGATTTTTTTCCCAAAAGTTAAACCCCGCAAGGAAACGGCAGCATGA
- the uspA gene encoding universal stress protein UspA, with protein MAYKHILIAVDLSPESKVLVEKAVSMARPYNAKVSLIHVDVNYSDLYTGLIDVNLGDMQKRISEETHNALSELSTGAGYPITETLSGSGDLGQVLVDAIKKYDMDLVVCGHHQDFWSKLMSSARQLINTVHIDMLIVPLRDEDED; from the coding sequence ATGGCTTACAAACACATTCTGATCGCGGTAGACCTCTCCCCGGAGAGCAAAGTCCTGGTGGAAAAGGCCGTGTCTATGGCTCGTCCATACAACGCGAAGGTTTCCCTGATTCATGTCGATGTAAACTACTCCGATCTCTACACCGGTTTGATCGACGTAAACCTTGGGGATATGCAAAAGCGTATTTCTGAAGAGACGCACAATGCGCTGAGCGAGCTGTCTACCGGCGCAGGCTACCCAATTACCGAGACCTTAAGCGGCAGCGGTGACCTGGGCCAGGTGCTGGTCGACGCCATCAAGAAGTACGATATGGATCTGGTGGTCTGCGGTCACCATCAGGATTTCTGGAGCAAACTGATGTCCTCTGCGCGCCAGCTTATCAACACCGTACACATCGATATGCTGATTGTACCGCTGCGTGACGAAGACGAAGACTAA
- the uspB gene encoding universal stress protein UspB, with translation MISTVALFWALCVVCLVNMARYYSSLRALLVVLRGCDPLLYQYVDGGGFFTSHGQPSKQIRLVRYIYAQRYLDHHDDEFIRRCERLRRQFMLTSALCGLVVISLIGLMIWH, from the coding sequence ATGATCAGCACCGTTGCGCTCTTTTGGGCGCTTTGCGTAGTTTGTCTGGTGAATATGGCGCGCTATTACTCTTCACTGCGCGCTTTGTTAGTGGTGCTTCGTGGATGCGATCCGTTGCTTTATCAGTACGTCGACGGCGGCGGCTTTTTCACATCCCATGGCCAGCCCAGTAAGCAGATTCGTCTGGTGCGTTATATCTACGCCCAGCGCTATCTGGATCACCACGATGATGAGTTTATTCGCCGCTGTGAACGGCTTCGTCGCCAGTTTATGCTGACCAGCGCCCTGTGCGGGCTGGTGGTGATAAGCCTGATAGGATTAATGATTTGGCATTAA
- the pitA gene encoding inorganic phosphate transporter PitA: MLHLFAGLDMHTGLLLLLALAFVLFYEAINGFHDTANAVATVIYTRAMRSQLAVAMAAVFNFLGVLLGGLSVAYAIVHMLPTDLLLNVGSAHGLAMVFSMLLAAIIWNLGTWYFGLPASSSHTLIGAIIGIGLTNALMTGSSVVDALNIPKVIGIFMSLILSPIVGLVIAGGLIFLLRRYWSGTKKKRRIHLTPAEREKQDGKKKPPFWTRIALIISAIGVSFSHGANDGQKGIGLIMLVLIGVAPAGFVVNMNASGYDIARTRDAITHLEQYYAQHGDAIQHVVDLNPAIPTPEEAKDASKPAEFHCDASRAMIAVQRAKTLLGNINSYDNLSVEQRSHMRRLLLCISDTADKAAALPETKPEDKRFLKELKTDLLHTIEYAPIWIIMAVALALGCGTMIGWRRVATTIGEKIGKKGMTYAQGMSAQMTAAVSIGIASYTGMPVSTTHVLSSSVAGTMLVDGGGLQRKTVTNILMAWVFTLPVSILLSGTLYWISLHFV, from the coding sequence ATGCTACATTTGTTTGCTGGCCTCGATATGCATACGGGCCTTCTATTATTATTAGCTCTGGCATTTGTTCTCTTCTATGAAGCGATCAACGGCTTCCATGACACTGCGAACGCAGTGGCAACGGTCATCTATACCCGCGCAATGCGATCGCAACTTGCGGTGGCCATGGCTGCGGTATTTAACTTCCTCGGCGTTCTGCTCGGTGGGCTAAGCGTGGCGTATGCGATTGTGCATATGTTGCCAACAGACCTGCTGTTGAACGTAGGGTCCGCTCATGGCCTCGCCATGGTGTTCTCTATGTTACTGGCCGCTATTATCTGGAACCTCGGCACCTGGTACTTTGGTCTGCCGGCCTCCAGCTCCCATACGCTTATCGGTGCCATCATTGGTATCGGTTTGACCAACGCACTGATGACCGGCTCCTCGGTGGTCGATGCGCTTAATATCCCGAAAGTTATCGGGATTTTCATGTCGTTAATCCTCTCCCCGATCGTGGGTCTGGTGATTGCGGGCGGACTCATTTTCCTGCTGCGTCGCTACTGGAGCGGCACGAAGAAAAAGCGCCGTATCCACCTCACTCCGGCCGAGCGTGAGAAGCAGGACGGCAAGAAAAAACCGCCATTCTGGACGCGTATTGCCCTGATTATTTCCGCCATCGGCGTAAGTTTCTCTCACGGCGCAAACGACGGTCAGAAAGGCATTGGTCTGATCATGCTGGTCCTGATCGGCGTGGCCCCTGCGGGCTTCGTGGTCAATATGAACGCCTCTGGTTACGATATTGCCCGCACCCGCGATGCCATCACCCACCTTGAGCAGTACTACGCTCAGCACGGTGACGCCATCCAGCATGTGGTTGACCTTAACCCGGCCATTCCAACGCCTGAAGAAGCAAAGGATGCCAGCAAGCCTGCTGAATTCCACTGCGACGCAAGCCGCGCAATGATAGCCGTACAGCGTGCTAAAACGCTGCTGGGTAATATCAACAGCTATGACAATCTGAGCGTCGAGCAGCGTAGCCATATGCGCCGCCTGCTGCTGTGTATCTCTGATACCGCGGATAAAGCCGCCGCGCTGCCGGAAACCAAGCCGGAAGACAAACGCTTCCTGAAAGAGCTGAAAACTGACCTGCTGCATACCATCGAGTACGCCCCTATCTGGATTATCATGGCGGTCGCTCTGGCGCTCGGCTGTGGCACCATGATTGGCTGGCGTCGCGTAGCAACCACTATCGGTGAGAAGATTGGTAAGAAAGGCATGACGTATGCGCAGGGCATGTCCGCGCAGATGACAGCCGCCGTCTCCATCGGTATTGCGAGCTACACCGGGATGCCGGTTTCCACCACCCACGTGCTCTCTTCCTCCGTTGCGGGGACGATGCTGGTTGACGGTGGGGGTCTGCAGCGCAAAACGGTAACGAATATCCTGATGGCCTGGGTGTTCACCCTGCCGGTCTCGATTCTGCTGTCGGGTACGCTGTACTGGATTTCACTGCACTTCGTGTAG